The proteins below come from a single Afipia sp. P52-10 genomic window:
- a CDS encoding response regulator transcription factor, with translation MLTGGQIIVAEPLSDMRLLIIEDDRESADYLVKAFREAGHVADRAADGEEGLALAETGDYDVMIVDRMLPKRDGLSVIGALREMGNRTPALILSALGQVDDRIKGLRAGGDDYLPKPYSFAELLARVEVLSRRGTGPAEETSYRVGDLELDRLSRRVVRGSQEIDLQPREFRLLEYLMKHAGQVVTRTMLLENVWDYHFDPQTNVIDVHISRLRSKIDKGQDKPLLHTIRGAGYMIRDGLR, from the coding sequence ATGTTGACCGGAGGTCAAATCATCGTGGCTGAGCCCCTTTCCGATATGCGCCTACTGATCATTGAGGATGACCGCGAATCGGCGGACTATCTTGTGAAAGCGTTTCGCGAGGCCGGTCATGTCGCGGACCGCGCTGCGGACGGTGAAGAAGGGCTGGCTCTTGCTGAGACCGGCGATTACGACGTGATGATCGTCGACCGCATGCTCCCAAAACGCGACGGATTGTCCGTCATCGGCGCATTGCGCGAAATGGGGAATCGGACGCCAGCTCTGATCCTTTCGGCCTTGGGGCAAGTAGACGATCGGATCAAAGGCTTGCGGGCGGGTGGTGACGACTATCTACCGAAGCCCTATTCGTTTGCCGAGCTCCTGGCGCGGGTCGAGGTGCTGTCACGTCGCGGCACTGGGCCAGCGGAAGAAACCAGCTATCGCGTCGGCGATCTCGAGCTGGACCGCCTTTCCCGACGGGTTGTCCGTGGCTCGCAAGAAATCGATCTGCAGCCGCGCGAATTCCGGCTGCTCGAATACTTGATGAAGCACGCTGGACAGGTTGTGACGAGAACCATGCTGCTTGAGAACGTATGGGACTATCACTTTGACCCGCAAACCAACGTGATCGACGTGCACATTTCGAGATTGCGATCGAAGATCGATAAGGGCCAGGACAAGCCTTTGCTGCACACCATTCGCGGCGCCGGATATATGATCCGCGATGGCCTGCGGTGA
- a CDS encoding HAMP domain-containing sensor histidine kinase codes for MTAFGKLIRTTAFRLTLVYLLLFVFFALTLLGYFAWNTRRLVTEQISQTVNAETNELVGRFDTEGLRGLVTAIESRALRPGSNLYLVATPAGQGVAGNVGSLEPGVLGSIGWAETKYRRLEEQDLADHRALVRISQLPGGFRLLVGRDLEERRRVFGIVASAAQWSFLVVIVLGLGGGLFVARRVLTRIDAMTGTAQRIMAGDLSERLPIGRSGDELDRLAGNLNAMLERIEALMHGLKEVSDNIAHDLKTPLTRLRNRAEEALARSGSEADYRAALERTIEESDGLIRTFNALLMIARAESGQAREDMINFDAADVARGIHELYEPLAEDKGLSLIVNAEEACLHGNRELISQALANLVENAIKYGKPTAADGALKVSDAQVTIASRIDGNFVLLSVADHGPGIPEGDRQRAVERFVRLEASRTLPGSGLGLSLASAVATLHGGELRLSDNSPGLCATLVLPRRGME; via the coding sequence GTGACGGCCTTTGGTAAGCTAATCAGGACGACCGCGTTTCGGTTGACGCTAGTCTATCTCCTCCTATTTGTGTTCTTTGCGCTTACACTTCTTGGCTATTTCGCCTGGAATACTCGCCGCCTTGTCACCGAGCAGATCAGTCAGACGGTCAACGCCGAGACCAACGAACTTGTCGGTCGTTTCGATACCGAAGGCTTGAGAGGGCTGGTAACAGCCATCGAAAGCAGAGCGTTACGGCCTGGGTCAAATCTCTATCTCGTCGCGACGCCTGCTGGCCAAGGAGTTGCCGGGAACGTCGGTTCGCTTGAACCCGGCGTTCTTGGCAGCATCGGTTGGGCCGAAACAAAATATCGACGGCTTGAAGAGCAGGATCTAGCGGATCACAGGGCGCTCGTCCGTATTTCGCAGCTTCCCGGTGGCTTTCGGCTGCTGGTCGGCAGAGATCTGGAGGAGCGGAGGAGGGTCTTCGGGATCGTCGCATCTGCAGCCCAATGGTCTTTTCTTGTCGTTATTGTATTGGGTCTGGGCGGAGGGTTGTTCGTCGCCAGACGTGTGCTGACGCGTATTGATGCCATGACCGGTACGGCTCAACGGATCATGGCGGGAGACCTGAGTGAGAGGCTTCCTATCGGGCGTAGTGGCGACGAGCTTGACCGGCTTGCTGGAAATCTTAACGCCATGCTTGAGCGCATCGAAGCGCTCATGCATGGTTTGAAGGAAGTGTCCGACAATATCGCTCATGATTTGAAGACGCCATTGACACGCCTGCGCAATCGAGCAGAGGAGGCTCTCGCGCGGTCCGGAAGTGAAGCGGATTATCGTGCCGCGCTGGAACGTACGATCGAAGAATCGGACGGCTTGATCCGAACATTCAATGCTCTTTTGATGATCGCCCGAGCTGAGTCAGGCCAGGCCCGGGAGGACATGATAAATTTCGACGCAGCGGATGTTGCGCGCGGCATTCATGAACTTTATGAGCCCCTGGCTGAGGATAAGGGACTTAGCCTGATCGTAAATGCAGAGGAGGCCTGTCTGCATGGTAACCGTGAGCTCATCAGTCAAGCGCTGGCTAATTTGGTGGAGAACGCCATTAAGTATGGCAAGCCGACTGCAGCTGATGGAGCCTTGAAAGTTTCCGACGCACAGGTCACAATTGCCTCGAGGATCGATGGTAATTTCGTTCTATTGAGTGTCGCCGACCACGGTCCCGGTATTCCAGAGGGAGATCGCCAGCGGGCGGTGGAGCGTTTCGTGCGTCTGGAAGCAAGTCGAACACTGCCAGGATCGGGCCTTGGCTTGAGCCTGGCGTCCGCGGTGGCGACGCTGCATGGTGGCGAGCTGCGACTCAGCGACAATAGCCCGGGGCTGTGCGCAACGCTTGTTCTTCCACGCCGGGGTATGGAATAA
- a CDS encoding bifunctional [glutamine synthetase] adenylyltransferase/[glutamine synthetase]-adenylyl-L-tyrosine phosphorylase, with product MDSAATIGAGGCALAARFIAGPRSSSSDACERLSDWLGELTFEQRAAIEANCEAFPQTRIILEGIAEASPFLFDLIRADPLRLIRLLDRDPDQHIIQLLEDVCANVDAAADEATVMIALRRMKAEAALLIALCDIGEVWPIMQVTAALTDVAVTAVRCSIRYLLAQEADRGRIVPKNASAPEQDSGLIVLAMGKMGAGELNYSSDVDLIVFFEPEHCSLKPDIEPQPFFVRIAQGMARLMQQRTTDGYVFRVDLRLRPDPASTPVAVSAASALNYYEREGRTWERAAMIKATPCAGDLKAGEALLGEIAPFVWRKHLDFAALADVHDMKRQMHAYKGHSEIAVEGHNIKQGRGGIREIEFFAQTQQLIAGGRHPRLRTKQTLEALDRLVEGEWITDQVRDELADAYRFLRKVEHRLQMVADEQTHTLPEDAETMERFARFLGFSDRNAFALVLLGHLKRVQQHYSHLFEGEVGKLESLPFEFQNGAQDARLLDHLSALGFKQPAAVADTLRLWLSGEYRALKSEASRDALFALLPSLLSNLAKAENPDVAFRQFDSFLQSVQRGASLLTLLQQNTELVSLIASVVGTAPRLGDMLAQQPRLMDGLVDPRFFGAMPKRDEISKRLEASLVGVDSYEDFLDRLRLFGQESLFLIGSRILSGTVSAQLAGTVFADVAEGIVQTIHGLVLDQFAQQYGMVRGQETAIIAMGRLGSREMTASSDLDLIFVYDFDHDHPDSNGPRSLEGSQYFARLTQRLISAFTTRTNYGVLYEIDMRLRPSGRSGPVATRLDSFAQYQEVEAWTWEHMALTRARVVSSSPTFRRKIEETFRNVLTRPRDHRIIANDVLEMRHAIAEEKGDSDIWDLKYASGGIIDIEFLAQYLQLIHAADQPAILDTSTLTVLDQAVRLNKLAQSDADVLRPAMRLYQDLNQILRLCLSDRFKPDSAGDDLLRLLTRAAGDPDFSTLEARLKETQLDVRRVFLRVLEGAT from the coding sequence ATGGATAGCGCCGCGACAATTGGCGCGGGCGGTTGCGCGCTGGCGGCGCGATTTATAGCTGGTCCGCGATCATCTTCTTCGGATGCTTGCGAACGGCTTTCTGATTGGCTGGGTGAACTCACGTTTGAACAACGTGCGGCGATCGAGGCGAACTGCGAAGCGTTCCCGCAAACGCGAATAATTCTGGAAGGCATCGCGGAGGCGTCGCCATTCCTGTTTGATCTCATTCGCGCGGATCCGCTCCGTCTCATCCGTCTGCTAGATCGAGATCCTGATCAGCACATCATTCAGCTGCTCGAAGACGTCTGTGCGAATGTGGACGCAGCCGCCGACGAGGCGACCGTCATGATAGCCCTGCGCCGCATGAAGGCAGAGGCGGCGCTTCTGATCGCTCTGTGCGACATTGGAGAGGTCTGGCCCATCATGCAAGTTACCGCAGCCTTGACGGACGTGGCGGTGACGGCGGTTCGATGCTCCATTCGATACTTGCTGGCGCAGGAAGCCGATCGCGGTCGTATCGTACCTAAGAACGCAAGCGCCCCCGAACAAGATAGCGGGCTGATCGTACTCGCTATGGGCAAGATGGGAGCAGGCGAGCTTAATTATTCAAGCGACGTTGACCTGATCGTTTTCTTTGAGCCGGAGCATTGCTCGCTAAAACCCGATATCGAGCCACAACCATTCTTTGTGCGCATCGCCCAGGGAATGGCCCGTTTGATGCAGCAACGTACGACGGACGGATATGTGTTTCGGGTCGATCTGCGGCTCCGTCCAGACCCTGCTTCAACGCCGGTTGCAGTCTCGGCGGCGTCCGCTCTGAACTACTATGAGCGAGAAGGGCGAACGTGGGAACGTGCCGCCATGATCAAGGCCACGCCCTGCGCCGGCGATTTGAAAGCGGGTGAGGCGCTGCTCGGTGAAATCGCTCCATTCGTCTGGCGCAAGCATCTCGATTTCGCAGCTTTGGCCGATGTCCACGACATGAAAAGGCAAATGCATGCGTACAAGGGGCACAGCGAGATTGCTGTTGAAGGGCATAACATCAAGCAGGGGCGCGGTGGTATTCGCGAGATAGAGTTCTTTGCGCAAACCCAGCAATTGATCGCGGGTGGACGGCATCCGCGTCTACGGACGAAGCAGACGCTCGAAGCGCTTGATCGTTTGGTCGAAGGGGAGTGGATCACCGATCAAGTGCGTGATGAGCTCGCCGATGCGTACAGATTTTTGCGAAAGGTCGAGCATCGTTTGCAGATGGTTGCCGACGAGCAAACTCATACACTGCCCGAAGATGCCGAAACGATGGAGAGGTTCGCACGCTTTCTTGGGTTTTCCGATCGCAATGCATTTGCTCTCGTGTTGTTGGGGCACCTCAAGCGTGTTCAGCAGCATTACAGCCACTTGTTTGAAGGCGAGGTTGGTAAGTTAGAGAGTCTTCCGTTCGAATTTCAGAATGGGGCACAAGACGCTAGGCTTCTGGATCACCTTTCAGCATTGGGTTTTAAGCAGCCGGCCGCGGTTGCCGATACTCTGAGGTTGTGGCTGTCCGGTGAATATCGAGCACTGAAATCTGAAGCTTCGCGTGATGCGCTGTTTGCTCTCTTGCCGTCACTCCTATCTAATCTGGCCAAAGCGGAAAACCCGGACGTTGCTTTCAGACAATTTGACAGCTTCCTGCAATCCGTTCAGCGAGGAGCTTCGCTGCTTACGTTGCTGCAACAGAATACCGAACTTGTTTCGTTGATCGCCTCGGTCGTGGGAACCGCTCCGCGGCTTGGCGACATGCTGGCGCAGCAGCCGCGTCTCATGGATGGTCTTGTTGATCCCCGCTTCTTCGGCGCGATGCCAAAGCGAGATGAAATTTCGAAAAGACTTGAAGCGTCGCTCGTCGGCGTGGATTCTTACGAAGATTTTCTCGATCGATTGCGCCTGTTCGGGCAGGAAAGCCTCTTTTTGATTGGCTCCAGGATATTGTCGGGGACAGTTTCTGCTCAATTGGCTGGGACTGTGTTTGCGGATGTTGCCGAAGGGATCGTTCAGACAATCCACGGTCTGGTCCTGGATCAATTCGCGCAACAGTATGGGATGGTTCGTGGTCAGGAAACCGCCATCATCGCCATGGGGCGGCTTGGCAGCCGGGAAATGACGGCGTCCTCCGATCTCGACTTGATTTTCGTGTATGACTTCGACCACGATCATCCCGACTCGAATGGGCCTCGCTCGCTGGAAGGGAGCCAGTACTTTGCGCGTCTTACGCAGCGTCTGATCAGCGCATTCACCACGCGAACGAATTACGGTGTTCTGTACGAGATCGATATGCGGCTCAGGCCGTCCGGAAGGTCTGGTCCTGTCGCGACGCGGCTGGATTCCTTCGCGCAGTATCAAGAAGTCGAGGCATGGACCTGGGAGCACATGGCGCTTACGCGGGCTCGGGTCGTCTCCTCGTCACCCACATTTCGGCGAAAAATCGAGGAGACATTCCGAAACGTTCTGACGCGCCCTCGCGACCATCGCATTATCGCTAACGACGTCCTGGAGATGCGTCACGCGATTGCCGAGGAGAAGGGGGATTCCGACATTTGGGATCTCAAATACGCTTCTGGCGGAATCATCGATATCGAATTTTTGGCCCAGTATCTCCAATTGATCCATGCGGCAGATCAACCTGCCATTTTGGACACGAGTACGCTGACTGTTCTCGATCAGGCGGTACGCTTGAACAAGCTTGCGCAATCG